One Phaseolus vulgaris cultivar G19833 chromosome 4, P. vulgaris v2.0, whole genome shotgun sequence DNA window includes the following coding sequences:
- the LOC137836834 gene encoding uncharacterized protein, whose protein sequence is MEEMKVSRRVKWWQNMMYPVRRVWFSVATRLRIRKNGLLKLRHDVRACEYEDIQVMWEMLNRNESEFGNSSKKSNKNNTNKKNKGQCWKLLKWARCAPYYYMCRA, encoded by the exons atggaggagatgaaggTTTCTCGGCGGGTGAAGTGGTGGCAGAACATGATGTACCCCGTTCGACGGGTTTGGTTTAGCGTCGCCACTCGTCTCAGAATTCGAAAAAATG GGTTACTGAAACTAAGGCATGATGTGAGGGCATGTGAGTATGAGGACATTCAAGTGATGTGGGAGATGCTGAACAGAAATGAATCTGAGTTTGGTAATTCTTCCAAGAAATCCAACAAAAACAACACCAACAAGAAGAACAAGGGACAATGTTGGAAGTTGCTGAAGTGGGCAAGGTGTGCTCCATATTACTACATGTGCCGTGCCTGA
- the LOC137836829 gene encoding cytochrome P450 82A4-like, which translates to MIYLRIPLPLIVLNKAQMDFVLNYLNTTAIAILSLILFCLFFYNPFNLFQTKEAPTVAGAWPILGHLPLLTGSKRPHRTLGALADKYGPIFTIQLGSKRALVINNWETAKECFTTNDMAVSSRPKLVAAELMGYNHAMLVFAPYGPYWRELRKILTLEILTTRRVEQLQHVRVSELQNWIKQLYNVWCSQKSESGYALVELQQWFSDLSFNMVLRMVVGKRYFGGENLQDEKTKRCVKAVEEFMRLLGVFAVGDAVPWLRWFDFGGHEKAMKKTAKDLDSIISEELEEHRKRKGLGEKVDEAKDFMDVMISLLDGRTIEGIDADTMIKSTVLNVIAGGTDTNNTVLTWTISLILRNPLVLEKVKDELDTHIGKEKCVNESDISKLTYLQAIVKETLRLYPPGPLSAPREFTENCILRDYNIKKGTRLITNLWKIHTDSNVWEDPLEFKPERFLSNHKYIDVKGHHFELLPFGSGRRICPAISFGLQMVHFTLARFLHSFEIVSPSPDPIDMTETFGLTNTKATPLDILIKPRLSLSCYENNHSLS; encoded by the exons ATGATCTATTTAAGAATACCACTACCATTGATTGTACTCAACAAAGCTCAAATGGATTTTGTTCTAAACTACTTGAATACCACTGCCATTGCAATTCTTTCTCTAATCCTCTTCTGTTTATTCTTCTACAATCCCTTCAATCTTTTTCAAACCAAAGAGGCTCCCACTGTTGCAGGAGCATGGCCAATACTTGGTCACCTTCCACTTCTGACTGGTTCAAAGAGACCCCATAGAACTTTGGGTGCTTTGGCTGACAAATATGGACCCATTTTCACCATCCAACTTGGTTCCAAAAGGGCCTTGGTAATCAACAACTGGGAAACGGCAAAGGAATGTTTCACCACAAACGACATGGCCGTTTCCTCTCGCCCCAAGCTCGTCGCCGCTGAACTCATGGGCTACAACCATGCCATGTTGGTCTTTGCACCCTATGGTCCCTATTGGCGCGAGCTACGAAAGATTTTAACTTTAGAAATCCTTACTACTCGTCGAGTGGAACAGCTGCAGCATGTTCGTGTCTCAGAACTTCAAAACTGGATCAAACAGTTGTATAATGTTTGGTGTAGCCAAAAGAGTGAGTCTGGCTATGCCTTGGTGGAGCTGCAGCAATGGTTTTCTGACCTCTCATTCAACATGGTTCTTCGAATGGTCGTTGGGAAGAGATATTTTGGTGGTGAAAACTTGCAAGATGAGAAGACAAAGAGATGTGTGAAGGCTGTGGAGGAGTTCATGCGTCTGTTGGGGGTGTTCGCAGTGGGAGATGCTGTTCCATGGTTGAGATGGTTTGATTTTGGAGGCCATGAGAAGGCAATGAAAAAAACTGCGAAAGATTTGGATAGTATTATAAGCGAGGAGTTAGAGGAACATAGAAAAAGGAAGGGTTTGGGTGAGAAGGTTGATGAAGCTAAAGATTTCATGGATGTAATGATTTCATTGCTTGATGGAAGAACTATTGAAGGGATCGATGCAGATACCATGATCAAATCCACCGTACTG AATGTGATTGCAGGAGGAACTGACACAAACAATACAGTTCTTACATGGACAATATCTTTGATTTTAAGAAATCCTTTGGTGTTGGAAAAAGTAAAAGATGAACTCGACACTCATATTGGAAAAGAGAAATGCGTAAATGAATCTGATATAAGTAAGTTAACATATCTTCAAGCCATAGTCAAAGAAACTTTAAGATTGTATCCTCCTGGTCCTCTTTCGGCACCTCGTGAATTCACAGAGAATTGCATTTTAAGAgactataatataaaaaagggAACCCGACTAATCACAAATCTTTGGAAGATTCACACAGATAGTAATGTTTGGGAAGACCCTTTGGAGTTCAAACCAGAAAGATTTCTTTCAAATCATAAATATATTGATGTCAAAGGTCATCATTTTGAGCTATTACCATTTGGAAGTGGTAGAAGAATATGTCCAGCAATATCTTTTGGCCTTCAAATGGTGCATTTCACTCTTGCTAGGTTTTTGCATTCTTTTGAAATTGTAAGTCCATCACCTGATCCTATAGACATGACTGAAACATTTGGATTAACCAACACTAAAGCCACTCCACTTGATATTCTTATTAAACCACGTCTATCTCTTagttgttatgaaaacaaccaTTCCTTGTCTTAG
- the LOC137836831 gene encoding cytochrome P450 82A4-like, producing the protein MNDLFNNTTSIGLNKAQMDFVQNYLNTTTIALLSLILFCLFFYNPFNFFHTKEAPTVAGAWPILGHLPLLSGSKRPHRTLGALADKYGPIFTIQLGAKRALVINNWETAKECFTTNDMAVSSRPKLIAIELMGYNAMFGFVPYGPYWRELRKIVTLEILTTRRVEQLQHVRVSELQNSIKELHNVWCSQKRESGYALVELKQWFSDLSFNMVLRMVVGKRYFGGENLQDEKTKRCVKAVEEFMRLLGVFTVGDAVPWLRWFDFGGHEKAMKETAKELDSIIGEELEEHRKRKGLGEKVDEAQDFMDVMISLLDGTTIDGIDADTMIKSTLLTVIAGGTDTSNTVLIWTISLILRNPLVLEKVKEELDIHIGKEKCVREYDISKLTYLQAIVKETLRLYPPVPLSVPREFIKNCTLQGYNINKGTRLITNLWKIHTDGNVWEDPLEFKPERFLTTHKDIDIKGHHFELLPFGGGRRMCPGVSFGLQMVHFILASFLHSFEILSSSPYTIDMTETFGLTNTKATPLDILIKPRLFLSCYENNKSLY; encoded by the exons ATGAATGATCTATTTAACAATACCACTTCCATTGGACTTAACAAAGCTCAAATGGATTTTGTTCAAAACTACCTCAATACCACTACCATTGCACTTCTTTCTCTAATCCTCTTTTGTTTATTCTTCTACAATCCCTTCAATTTTTTTCACACCAAAGAGGCTCCCACTGTTGCAGGAGCATGGCCAATACTTGGTCACCTTCCACTTCTGAGTGGTTCAAAGAGACCCCATAGAACTTTGGGTGCTTTGGCTGACAAATATGGACCCATTTTCACCATCCAACTTGGTGCCAAAAGGGCTTTGGTAATCAACAACTGGGAAACGGCAAAGGAATGTTTCACCACAAACGACATGGCCGTTTCCTCTCGCCCCAAGCTCATCGCGATTGAACTCATGGGCTACAATGCCATGTTTGGCTTTGTACCCTATGGTCCCTATTGGCGCGAGTTACGAAAGATTGTAACTTTAGAAATCCTTACTACTCGTCGAGTGGAACAACTGCAGCATGTTCGTGTCTCAGAACTTCAAAACTCGATCAAAGAGTTGCATAATGTTTGGTGTAGCCAAAAGAGAGAGTCTGGCTATGCCTTGGTGGAGCTGAAGCAATGGTTTTCTGACCTCTCATTCAACATGGTTCTTCGAATGGTCGTTGGGAAGAGATATTTTGGTGGTGAAAACTTGCAAGATGAGAAGACAAAGAGATGTGTGAAGGCTGTGGAGGAGTTCATGCGTCTGTTGGGGGTGTTCACAGTGGGAGATGCTGTTCCATGGTTGAGATGGTTTGATTTTGGAGGGCATGAGAAGGCAATGAAAGAAACTGCGAAAGAGTTGGATAGTATTATAGGTGAGGAGTTAGAGGAACATAGAAAAAGGAAGGGTTTGGGTGAGAAGGTTGATGAAGCTCAAGATTTCATGGATGTAATGATTTCATTGCTTGATGGAACAACTATTGATGGGATCGATGCAGATACCATGATCAAATCCACCCTACTG ACAGTGATTGCAGGAGGAACTGACACAAGCAATACAGTTCTTATATGGACAATATCTTTGATTTTAAGAAATCCTTTGGTGTTGGAAAAAGTAAAAGAGGAACTAGATATTCATATTGGGAAAGAAAAATGCGTAAGGGAATATGATATAAGTAAGTTAACATATCTTCAAGCTATAGTAAAAGAAACTTTAAGATTGTATCCTCCTGTTCCTCTTTCGGTACCTCGTGAATTCATAAAAAATTGCACTTTGCAAGGCTACAATATAAACAAAGGAACCCGACTAATCACAAATCTTTGGAAGATTCATACAGATGGTAATGTTTGGGAAGATCCTTTGGAGTTCAAACCAGAAAGGTTTCTTACAACTCATAAAGATATTGACATCAAAGGCCATCATTTCGAGTTATTACCATTTGGAGGTGGCAGAAGAATGTGTCCAGGAGTATCCTTTGGACTTCAAATGGTGCATTTCATTCTTGCTAGTTTTTTGCattcttttgaaattttaagttCATCACCTTATACTATAGACATGACTGAAACCTTTGGATTAACCAACACCAAAGCCACTCCACTTGATATTCTTATTAAACCGCGTCTATTTCTTagttgttatgaaaacaacaaatcCTTGTATTAA
- the LOC137836830 gene encoding cytochrome P450 82A4-like produces MDFVLSYLNTTTIGLVSLIIFSFFFYGLFKFSQGKEAPTVAGAWPILGHLPLLSGSKSPHRTLGALAEKYGPIFTIQLGSKKALIINNWEIAKECFTTIDMVVSSRPKILASELMGYNHAMFGFAPYGPYWREIRKITTLEILTTRRVEQLQHVRVSELQNWIKQLYNVWCSQKSESGYALVELKQWFSHLAFNMVLRMVVGKRYFGGENLQDEKAQRCVRAVEEFMRLFGVFTVGEFVPWLRWFDFGGHEKAMKATAKELDSIIGEELEEHRKRKGLGEKVDEAQDFMDVMISLLDGTTIEGIDADTMIKSTVLAVVSGGTDTSNTVLTWAISLILRNPSVLEKVKEELDIHIGKEKCVSESDISKLTYVQAIVKESLRLYPPGPLSGPREFTENCTLRGYNIKKGTRLITNLWKIHTDSNVWEDPLEFKPERFLTTHKDIDIKGHHFELLPFGGGRRMCPGASFGLQMVHFILASFLHSFEIISSSPDPIDMIETFGLTNTKATPLDILIKPRLSLNCYENN; encoded by the exons ATGGATTTTGTTCTAAGTTACCTGAATACCACCACCATTGGACTTGTTTCTCTTATcatcttctctttctttttctatggTCTCTTCAAATTTTCTCAAGGGAAAGAAGCTCCCACAGTTGCAGGTGCATGGCCAATACTTGGTCACCTTCCATTGTTGAGTGGTTCAAAGTCACCCCACAGAACTCTGGGTGCTTTGGCTGAAAAATATGGACCCATTTTCACCATCCAACTTGGTTCCAAAAAGGCTCTGATAATCAACAACTGGGAAATAGCAAAGGAATGCTTCACCACAATCGACATGGTTGTTTCTTCTCGCCCCAAGATTCTCGCCTCTGAACTCATGGGCTACAACCATGCCATGTTTGGCTTTGCACCTTATGGTCCCTATTGGCGCGAGATACGAAAGATTACAACGTTAGAAATCCTTACTACTCGTCGAGTGGAACAGCTGCAGCATGTTCGTGTCTCAGAACTTCAAAACTGGATCAAACAGTTGTATAATGTTTGGTGCAGCCAGAAGAGTGAGTCTGGCTATGCCTTGGTGGAGCTGAAGCAATGGTTTTCTCACCTCGCATTCAACATGGTTCTTCGAATGGTCGTTGGGAAGAGATATTTTGGTGGTGAAAACTTGCAAGATGAGAAGGCACAGAGATGTGTGAGGGCTGTGGAGGAGTTCATGCGTCTGTTTGGGGTGTTCACAGTGGGAGAGTTTGTTCCATGGTTGAGATGGTTTGATTTTGGAGGCCATGAGAAGGCAATGAAAGCAACTGCAAAAGAGTTGGATAGTATTATAGGTGAGGAGTTAGAGGAACATAGAAAAAGGAAGGGTTTGGGTGAGAAGGTTGATGAAGCTCAAGATTTCATGGATGTAATGATTTCATTGCTTGATGGAACAACTATTGAAGGGATCGATGCAGATACCATGATCAAATCCACCGTACTG GCAGTGGTATCAGGAGGAACTGACACAAGTAATACAGTTCTTACGTGGGCAATATCTTTGATTTTAAGAAATCCTTCGGTGTTAGAAAAAGTAAAAGAGGAACTAGACATTCATATTGGGAAAGAAAAATGCGTAAGTGAGTCTGATATAAGTAAGTTAACATATGTTCAAGCTATAGTCAAAGAAAGTTTAAGATTGTATCCTCCTGGTCCTCTTTCGGGACCTCGTGAATTCACAGAGAATTGCACTTTAAGAGGctataatataaaaaagggAACCCGACTAATCACAAATCTTTGGAAGATTCATACAGATAGTAATGTTTGGGAAGATCCTTTGGAGTTTAAACCAGAAAGGTTTCTTACAACTCATAAAGATATTGACATCAAAGGCCATCATTTCGAGTTATTACCATTTGGAGGTGGCAGAAGAATGTGTCCCGGAGCATCCTTTGGCCTTCAAATGGTGCATTTCATTCTTGCTAGTTTTTTGCATTCTTTTGAAATTATAAGTTCATCACCTGATCCTATTGATATGATTGAAACCTTTGGATTAACCAACACCAAAGCCACTCCACTTGATATTCTTATTAAACCACGTCTATCTCTTAATTGTTATGAAAACAATTAA